The DNA window AAGGTTCAGCAAAGTATCATCATGTTCTTAGTCTGCACTTTCGGTATTCATGAACAAAGGATTCACATCTTTCGAAGGCATTGTTCCCCTTCAAATAGAAAATGATCCTCCGAGAAGGATGTTGCTGAATTCCATAGGGGAATGAAGTTTCACCATTCAATGGTTGAAATACTTATTGCaccaaaaataaagtttaaaatcagcagaatttgagaaaaaaaaaactataatctATACGTGTTGTCCTTGGCGAAAATTTTCAAGCGAATTGCAATAAATTTTCATATCAAGAAGCGATAACTCGCGGGAATGAATCAAATTGAAACTGGAAAATCCACGGCAGCACAGAATGACTATCAACAAGGCTTAGTTTCAGTCAACCCTTTTCTCCTTACTGCGAGGCACTTCAAAGGACACTTCGAGACTCATGCTGGATGGCACGGATGAAGTTTCGCATGTCAGCGCTAGTCAGGCACAGGAAGATGATGTCGATGCACGTCAACGGCAAAGGAGACAACTTCCGGGAGAGGAGGCAGAAGCACTCGAGACACCGATCGGCGAGATTCCTCCTCTCCTCGACTTGCTTCAGTTTCGAAGCGAGGAGGTGGCCGTAGACGGGAAAATCCGGCACTGGGCCATCACCGACCAAAAGCCGTCGGATCACTTCATTGGAAAGACACGGGGCGATCCTGCATGTGGGTCGCCTGGCAACGTGGTAGAAGGACAGCCTGGATCCTTCCACCCGGGAATCCTTCATCCTTCGGATCTCGGCCTCTCGCACCGAGAGCAATAGGATGCAGCGCTCCATCTGATCCGGTGGAAGCTTCATCTCGTTCCAATCTATCGCGATGCCTCTGCAGGCGTAAGCTGCGAGGATCACTCCCCTGACGTCATAGTGACTTTCCCTCAGAGCGATGTGCAAGGGATACTTCCCATCGTCAGCTTTCACGTGCGGACACACACCCCTCGACAACAACTCTCTCGCTATCTGCACAGAACCCCTCAGTGCAGCGTAATGCAGAGGGGTGCGCCCCTCTTCATCCGGGCTGTCGAGTGCAGAATCGGCCTCCAACAGCGATCTCGCTGCACATTCATGTCTCAAGGCCAGGGCAGTGTGCAGGGGCGTCATTCCACGAACATCCTTCAGACGTGTGTCTGCACCACAAGCGAGCAACTTCTGGATGATTCCGACGAGTCCCCTCACCGCAGCGTAATGCAGAGGGGTGAATCCGAGCGCATCCTGGATGTTGTTCTCGCCGTCTACATCCGCTAGGAGCTCTGCTGCTGCCTCATTCCAGCACCACAGAGCCAAGTGGAGGGGTGTCCTTCCCTCTTTATCTGTGGCCCGGGTGTCGCATCCAGCATCCAGTAGATCTCTCATCCTCTCCAAGTCACCATCCTCTACTGCTCCATGCAACGCAAAGGAAACGGGTGCGACCCGATGTCTCCTAGAAGAGAGAgtagcatagactaataataagaatagaccgagctatggcaacccttttgctgctcataaaccaaaccatgtgactggtggatatcctagcaacagcgggcgtcgATCGCAGCAGACGATccacgcccgcgagaaataaaataaatagaattgatggatcacggaagaatgatcttttatggagtccgatttgtaaatttgttattctaagttgtaaatattttgtcaatatagtgagtttttcgtttagatagtattgtgcattttctttagccaatttcaataactctctaagcaattaaagatgcaagcgcacAAAAcaaatcggcaaacggtaagatttttacctacaattttaatttaagatacCCGATTAGTGCATTTTTGCGTTgatgcaaaa is part of the Uloborus diversus isolate 005 unplaced genomic scaffold, Udiv.v.3.1 scaffold_12, whole genome shotgun sequence genome and encodes:
- the LOC129232474 gene encoding poly [ADP-ribose] polymerase tankyrase-2-like, whose protein sequence is MRDLLDAGCDTRATDKEGRTPLHLALWCWNEAAAELLADVDGENNIQDALGFTPLHYAAVRGLVGIIQKLLACGADTRLKDVRGMTPLHTALALRHECAARSLLEADSALDSPDEEGRTPLHYAALRGSVQIARELLSRGVCPHVKADDGKYPLHIALRESHYDVRGVILAAYACRGIAIDWNEMKLPPDQMERCILLLSVREAEIRRMKDSRVEGSRLSFYHVARRPTCRIAPCLSNEVIRRLLVGDGPVPDFPVYGHLLASKLKQVEERRNLADRCLECFCLLSRKLSPLPLTCIDIIFLCLTSADMRNFIRAIQHESRSVL